A section of the Triticum dicoccoides isolate Atlit2015 ecotype Zavitan chromosome 7A, WEW_v2.0, whole genome shotgun sequence genome encodes:
- the LOC119331100 gene encoding transcription factor KUA1-like, translating into MTRDGVPPAAPAGGGAGDGPRRCSQCGHHGHNSRTCTARPVKLFGVRIGDKPIRKSVSMDNLAQLAEGSGGARAEGYGSEGDDDKPHRKRGESWSEEEHKKFLLGLNKLGKGDWRGISRNYVVSRTPTQVASHAQKYFIRQTNVNRRKRRSSLFDMVIEDPGDQPLSRSSSQEMPLSRSSSQDVEEFVDDLRPVTAPVTPPAPMPVITSVSVPPPVPVMAPPAPVPMLTYASAPSPVLAMAHQPQGNESAGSSSIAGEAGMVMPQVMPPYGYPPPMMIPAPHYVQAVFPYPYYGYAPMFYGPPVSMQASSPVTVQASHEPVRPVAVHSAPPVNVEDLYNMSKLNLKGDSSTSGVAPNLALPPNPNGRPERQSAFHGKGAENGSSNGLIPTK; encoded by the exons ATGACGCGGGACGGCGTGCCACCGGCGGCGCCTGCCGGCGGCGGTGCGGGGGACGGGCCGAGGCGGTGCTCGCAGTGCGGGCACCACGGGCACAACTCCCGCACATGCACGGCGCGCCCCGTGAAGCTCTTCGGCGTGCGCATCGGCGACAAGCCAATCAGGAAGAGCGTCAGCATGGACAACCTCGCGCAGCTCGCGGAGGGTAGCGGCGGTGCCAGGGCCGAGGGGTACGGCTCCGAGGGCGACGACGACAAACCCCACAGGAAGCGAG GTGAGTCATGGTCAGAAGAGGAGCACAAAAAATTTCTACTTGGATTGAACAAATTAGGAAAAGGTGATTGGCGTGGCATATCCCGTAATTATGTTGTCTCGAGGACACCTACTCAAGTTGCTAGCCATGCTCAGAAGTATTTCATTCGCCAAACAAATGTTAATAGGAGAAAGAGAAGATCAAGCCTCTTCGATATGGTTATTGAGGAT CCTGGTGACCAGCCACTCTCCCGTTCATCGTCACAAGAGATGCCGCTCTCCCGTTCATCTTCACAAGATGTAGAAGAGTTCGTAGATGATCTACGGCCTGTTACTGCTCCTGTGACACCACCCGCTCCTATGCCCGTGATAACATCTGTTTCTGTCCCACCACCAGTGCCagtaatggcaccacctgctcctgTGCCTATGCTAACATATGCATCAGCCCCATCGCCAGTTCTAGCAATGGCACATCAACCTCAGGGCAATGAATCGGCTGGTTCAAGTTCAATTGCTGGAGAAGCAGGGATGGTGATGCCACAAGTGATGCCCCCATATGGTTATCCTCCTCCAATGATGATTCCTGCACCTCACTATGTCCAAGCAGTTTTTCCGTATCCATACTATGGCTATGCTCCAATGTTCTATGGGCCACCAGTCTCTATGCAAGCATCATCACCAGTTACAGTACAAGCATCACATGAGCCTGTCAGGCCTGTTGCTGTCCACTCAGCTCCCCCGGTAAATGTTGAAGACCTGTACAACATGTCCAAACTCAACCTGAAGGGTGACTCAAGTACCAGCGGTGTTGCGCCTAACTTGGCGTTGCCTCCAAATCCAAACGGGAGACCAGAGAGGCAATCTGCTTTCCATGGAAAAGGGGCTGAGAATGGCTCATCGAACGGACTAATCCCGACAAAATGA